The following proteins are encoded in a genomic region of Novosphingobium sp. PP1Y:
- a CDS encoding CaiB/BaiF CoA-transferase family protein, which yields MIAGNSGSIAGIRVVELGQLLAGPFCGQLLGDLGADVIKVEPPGKGDPMREWGQGEEKVQWEVIARNKRSVTCNLRVPEGQALARRLILTADVLVENFKPGTLEKWGLAPEDLLKEKPGLIIARMSGYGQDGPYSDRAGFGGVGEAMGGWRYVVGEPDRPPSRMGISIGDTLCATYGCMGILAALHHRERTGEGQVIDTALYEAVLQVMEGLVAEYDYNGIVRERSGSILPGIAPSNVYTCKDGPFMIGANKDAIFVRLAKAMGRPELAEDERYATHLARGRNQTELDNLINAWTSRHTIEEVDALMIEHSIPAGRVYTAADMLEDPHFAARKAIVEVETQERGKIRMQNAFPKFSKTPSSIRRPAPAHPGQDNEEIYGALLGMEPDEIARLATEGVV from the coding sequence ATGATAGCGGGCAATTCCGGCTCCATTGCCGGTATTCGCGTGGTCGAGCTGGGCCAGCTTCTGGCGGGACCGTTCTGCGGCCAGCTCCTGGGCGACCTTGGTGCCGACGTCATCAAGGTCGAGCCGCCGGGCAAGGGCGATCCTATGCGCGAATGGGGGCAGGGCGAAGAAAAGGTCCAGTGGGAAGTCATTGCCCGCAACAAGCGCTCGGTGACTTGCAACCTGCGTGTTCCTGAAGGACAGGCGTTGGCGCGCAGGCTGATTCTGACCGCTGACGTTCTGGTCGAGAACTTCAAGCCCGGGACGCTCGAAAAATGGGGGCTGGCACCCGAAGACCTCCTCAAGGAAAAGCCGGGACTGATCATCGCGCGCATGTCAGGTTACGGGCAGGATGGTCCCTATTCCGATCGCGCCGGATTCGGCGGAGTCGGTGAGGCGATGGGCGGCTGGCGTTACGTCGTGGGTGAGCCGGACCGGCCCCCTTCGCGCATGGGCATCTCCATTGGCGATACACTTTGCGCGACTTACGGGTGCATGGGCATTCTCGCTGCGCTGCATCACCGTGAACGGACCGGCGAGGGCCAGGTCATCGATACCGCTCTATACGAAGCGGTACTGCAGGTGATGGAAGGACTGGTCGCCGAATATGACTACAACGGGATTGTCCGCGAACGCTCAGGCTCGATCCTGCCCGGTATTGCACCTTCCAACGTCTACACGTGCAAGGATGGGCCGTTCATGATCGGCGCGAACAAGGATGCAATCTTCGTACGGCTCGCCAAGGCGATGGGGCGACCGGAACTCGCCGAGGACGAAAGGTACGCCACGCACCTGGCGCGCGGCAGAAACCAGACGGAGCTGGACAACCTGATCAACGCGTGGACGTCCCGCCATACTATCGAAGAAGTCGATGCGCTGATGATCGAGCATTCTATCCCGGCGGGCCGCGTGTATACCGCTGCCGATATGCTCGAAGATCCGCATTTCGCAGCGCGTAAGGCAATCGTGGAAGTGGAGACGCAGGAACGCGGCAAGATCCGAATGCAGAATGCGTTTCCGAAGTTTTCGAAAACGCCTTCATCGATACGTCGACCTGCACCAGCCCATCCGGGGCAGGACAATGAAGAAATCTACGGCGCGCTTCTGGGGATGGAGCCCGATGAAATTGCAAGGCTCGCCACAGAAGGTGTCGTCTAA
- a CDS encoding hydroxymethylglutaryl-CoA lyase: MYTKSIEMVEVGPRDGLQNEKLQVSAADKLALIDRAIAAGSRRIEATSFVNPRAVPQMADAEEVCAGLPQRDDVTYIGLVMNRRGADRAIATGRIDQLGAVAVATDRFAMANQGQTSDGSVEACRTIIAAAKAAGLTGQATIAASFGCPFEGEVAEDRVVAMAQAIAEANPTEICLADTIGVANPAHVARLVGRIGKLVDPLPVRVHFHNTRGTGLANVWAAIEAGAGIVDASIGGLGGCPFAPGAAGNVATEDVVYMLERAGISTGLDLEALIETNGWLASVMEKQLPAMVAKARLFPPRDQQPKELA; this comes from the coding sequence ATGTATACAAAATCGATTGAAATGGTCGAAGTCGGTCCGCGAGACGGACTCCAGAACGAGAAGCTGCAGGTCTCTGCTGCGGACAAGCTGGCGCTGATCGATCGGGCCATTGCCGCCGGTTCGCGCCGTATCGAGGCGACCAGCTTCGTCAACCCGCGCGCCGTGCCCCAGATGGCCGATGCGGAGGAGGTTTGCGCCGGCTTGCCGCAGCGTGACGATGTGACATACATCGGGCTGGTCATGAACCGGCGCGGTGCCGATCGGGCCATTGCCACGGGCCGGATCGACCAGCTCGGTGCGGTCGCCGTGGCGACAGACCGGTTCGCCATGGCGAACCAGGGGCAGACCAGCGACGGTTCGGTCGAGGCATGCCGAACCATCATCGCTGCGGCGAAGGCGGCCGGCCTGACCGGTCAGGCCACGATCGCTGCCAGTTTCGGTTGTCCGTTCGAAGGCGAGGTTGCTGAAGATCGCGTGGTCGCCATGGCGCAGGCCATTGCCGAGGCGAACCCGACGGAAATTTGCCTGGCGGACACCATCGGAGTGGCCAATCCGGCACATGTCGCACGGCTTGTGGGACGAATTGGCAAGCTTGTCGATCCCCTCCCGGTGCGCGTTCATTTCCACAATACCCGCGGCACTGGCCTTGCCAATGTCTGGGCCGCCATCGAGGCAGGCGCCGGTATCGTCGATGCATCGATCGGTGGACTGGGCGGATGCCCTTTCGCACCCGGCGCGGCCGGTAACGTTGCGACCGAGGATGTCGTCTATATGCTCGAAAGGGCGGGGATTTCGACAGGTCTGGATCTCGAAGCACTGATCGAGACCAACGGATGGCTGGCCTCTGTCATGGAAAAGCAGCTCCCAGCCATGGTCGCCAAGGCGCGGCTCTTTCCCCCGCGTGATCAACAACCCAAGGAGCTTGCCTGA
- a CDS encoding DUF4168 domain-containing protein has protein sequence MKFSTRYGICATIGALTMTAGYAQAQVPGAGDAQSQMSGPAAPAQQPSTEAQPPAGAPAQAAGSFSDTELAQFAEAAKAVHDIQADASIAAKDKQSKAAAAVQETGLSPQKFNEIAMASQSDPALMQRIQSAAANGPTSGTP, from the coding sequence ATGAAGTTCAGCACACGATATGGGATTTGCGCGACTATCGGCGCCCTAACGATGACGGCGGGATATGCCCAGGCGCAAGTGCCCGGCGCCGGCGATGCACAGTCGCAGATGTCGGGTCCGGCGGCGCCGGCGCAGCAGCCATCCACTGAGGCCCAGCCTCCCGCGGGCGCTCCAGCACAAGCAGCCGGTTCGTTCAGCGATACCGAACTCGCGCAGTTTGCCGAGGCGGCAAAGGCGGTTCACGACATTCAGGCCGATGCCAGCATCGCCGCAAAGGACAAGCAATCCAAGGCCGCCGCAGCCGTGCAGGAAACGGGCTTGAGTCCGCAGAAGTTCAACGAAATTGCAATGGCATCGCAGTCCGACCCCGCGCTCATGCAGCGCATCCAGTCAGCCGCTGCCAACGGCCCCACTTCGGGCACACCCTGA
- a CDS encoding DUF1427 family protein, which yields MKAYLLSIAAGLLVGVVYSLLGVRSPAPPMIALLGLLGILLGEQIIPLASRFMTKKDVAEFVMTDCREHVLGRLPGDDTDKREA from the coding sequence ATGAAAGCCTACCTTCTCTCCATCGCCGCCGGGTTGCTGGTTGGCGTCGTCTACAGTCTCCTTGGCGTGCGTTCGCCTGCGCCACCGATGATCGCCCTTTTGGGACTGCTGGGCATCCTGCTCGGCGAGCAGATCATTCCATTGGCGAGCCGGTTCATGACAAAGAAAGACGTAGCAGAATTCGTCATGACCGATTGTCGCGAACACGTACTCGGTCGGCTGCCGGGCGACGACACAGACAAGCGCGAGGCATGA
- a CDS encoding alpha/beta fold hydrolase, producing the protein MAYVTTKDGTQIFYKDWGPKDAQPIVFHHGWPLSSDDWDTQMLYFLSKGFRVVAHDRRGHGRSTQVSEGHDMDHYAADAAAVMEHLDLRNAVHIGHSTGGGEVAAYVARHGIPQGRVAKAVLVSAVPPIMLKTDRYPGGLPIDVFDGLRAGLAANRAQFFRDVASGPFYGFNREGANVQEAVIDNWWRQGMMGSAKAHYDGIKAFSETDQTDDLKAITIPTLVLHGDDDQVVPYRNAGVLQAEILPNASLKIYEGFSHGMLTVNAETINPDLLAFVKA; encoded by the coding sequence ATGGCTTATGTTACCACCAAGGACGGCACCCAGATCTTCTACAAGGACTGGGGCCCGAAAGATGCCCAGCCGATCGTATTTCACCACGGCTGGCCACTCTCTTCGGATGACTGGGACACGCAGATGCTCTACTTCCTTTCCAAGGGCTTCAGGGTCGTTGCCCATGACCGTCGTGGACATGGCCGCTCCACGCAGGTCAGCGAAGGCCATGACATGGACCACTACGCCGCCGACGCCGCAGCCGTGATGGAGCACCTGGACTTGCGCAACGCGGTCCACATCGGCCATTCGACCGGCGGCGGCGAAGTGGCAGCTTATGTCGCGCGCCATGGCATCCCCCAGGGCCGCGTTGCCAAGGCCGTGCTGGTCAGCGCCGTGCCCCCGATCATGCTCAAGACCGATCGCTATCCCGGCGGTCTTCCGATAGACGTGTTCGACGGCCTTCGCGCCGGGCTTGCCGCCAACCGGGCGCAGTTCTTCCGCGATGTCGCATCAGGTCCGTTCTACGGCTTCAACCGCGAAGGCGCGAACGTGCAGGAAGCGGTGATCGACAACTGGTGGCGCCAGGGCATGATGGGCAGCGCCAAGGCGCATTACGACGGTATCAAGGCCTTCTCGGAAACCGACCAGACAGACGACCTCAAGGCGATCACTATTCCCACTCTCGTCCTCCACGGCGATGACGATCAGGTCGTGCCTTACAGGAACGCTGGCGTACTGCAGGCTGAAATCCTGCCGAACGCTTCGCTCAAGATCTACGAGGGCTTCTCGCACGGCATGCTCACCGTGAACGCCGAGACCATCAATCCCGATCTGCTCGCCTTCGTAAAGGCCTGA
- a CDS encoding hydrolase — MTSTAIPTATATPGKSLISPQNHALVLIDFQSQMAFASKSIAPELLRNNAALIANGARSFDVPTILTTVAEKSFSGPMFDEITEAFAGQAMLDRTSMNTWEDEAVIAEINRLAKKRLVFAGLWTSVCIVGPVASAIDQGFEAYVITDACGDISPEAHERAVERMIQLGAVPMTSLQYVLELQRDWARTETYDSTTGIAAKWGGAYGLGIKYAKTMFGASEGAH, encoded by the coding sequence ATGACCTCAACTGCAATCCCGACCGCTACTGCCACGCCAGGCAAGTCTCTCATCTCGCCTCAGAACCATGCGCTCGTCCTGATCGACTTCCAGTCGCAGATGGCATTCGCCAGCAAGTCGATCGCGCCTGAGCTGCTTCGCAACAATGCCGCGCTGATCGCAAACGGTGCCAGGTCGTTCGACGTGCCTACCATTCTCACCACGGTTGCAGAGAAGAGCTTCTCGGGCCCGATGTTCGACGAAATCACCGAAGCCTTTGCCGGCCAGGCGATGCTCGACCGCACGAGCATGAACACCTGGGAAGACGAAGCTGTCATCGCCGAGATCAACCGTCTGGCCAAGAAGCGCCTCGTATTCGCCGGCTTGTGGACGTCTGTCTGCATCGTCGGACCCGTCGCCTCGGCCATCGATCAGGGCTTCGAAGCCTATGTCATCACCGATGCCTGCGGTGACATCTCGCCCGAGGCGCATGAACGGGCTGTGGAACGCATGATCCAGCTCGGTGCCGTACCGATGACCTCGCTTCAGTACGTGCTCGAACTGCAGCGCGACTGGGCCCGGACCGAAACTTACGACAGCACGACGGGCATCGCAGCCAAATGGGGCGGCGCCTACGGCCTTGGCATCAAGTATGCCAAGACCATGTTCGGCGCTTCCGAAGGCGCGCACTGA
- a CDS encoding GntR family transcriptional regulator produces the protein MSRASDRAYAQVREMILSGELPSGAHLVEEVLAERCGVSRTPVREALRRLEAELLVKRSATQRMYVADWSLDDVAEAFDLRAVLESMVARRAAERIDSQTLEQLRACNFAIKAAICAKKPDVGGFLDGNREFHAIILKTADSPRLAALLGTLIEQPVVWRTAHHYGREELMRSHHEHDELIAAFERADGGWAEAIMAAHVRRAFHAYADAHKGALLADALEEAAE, from the coding sequence ATGTCACGCGCCTCGGACCGGGCATACGCACAAGTCCGCGAAATGATCCTATCCGGCGAGCTTCCTTCGGGCGCGCATCTCGTCGAGGAGGTTCTGGCGGAGCGTTGCGGCGTGTCGCGAACCCCTGTTCGAGAGGCCCTGCGGCGGCTGGAGGCAGAGCTTCTCGTCAAGCGCAGCGCCACCCAGCGCATGTACGTCGCGGACTGGTCTCTGGACGATGTAGCCGAAGCTTTCGACTTGCGCGCGGTCCTCGAAAGCATGGTTGCGCGGCGCGCTGCCGAGCGAATCGATTCGCAGACGTTGGAGCAGCTTCGTGCTTGCAATTTCGCGATTAAAGCGGCGATCTGCGCGAAGAAGCCCGATGTCGGGGGATTCCTTGACGGTAATCGGGAGTTCCATGCGATCATACTCAAGACGGCCGATTCGCCCCGTCTGGCGGCCCTGCTCGGTACGCTGATCGAGCAGCCGGTGGTGTGGCGCACGGCGCACCATTACGGGCGCGAGGAATTGATGCGCTCGCACCACGAACATGACGAGTTAATCGCGGCATTCGAAAGAGCGGATGGGGGCTGGGCAGAGGCCATCATGGCGGCTCATGTGCGGCGCGCCTTCCATGCCTACGCCGATGCCCACAAGGGCGCGCTGTTGGCCGATGCTCTGGAAGAGGCTGCTGAGTGA
- a CDS encoding hydantoinase B/oxoprolinase family protein yields MPARIIQENPRAFDSVAIDPVTLDIIENALRNARIEMDATLVRTAMSPGIREQGDAFPLIADPDGKMIVGQFGSFIDGFLKSYDGTLEDGDMIFLSDPYSCDGAISHSNDWLVLLPVFKDGRLLAWTAMFGHQSDIGGKVVGSMPIDAGSIFEEGVRIPPVKIWRKGEYNEDLVKLVMHQTRKPDWCQADLNAIIASCRVAARRVAEIADRFGDDVFISATQDLLKRNHRAMKALISQAVAEEPVSFEDYVCDDGLGYGPYRIRCTMWREGDKVVLDFEGTDPQSAASINFYLNENMFKMFFGIYMIMVFDPQILFNDGFYDLIEVRIPEGSLLKPKFPAALSGRTHALGRIFDILGGLLGQKTPEFLNAAGFSSSPHLFYSGWDNRPGRGGEWFQLFQIGFGGIPGRPLGDGPDGHSLWPGFTNVPNEFLERYFPLRIERYETEPDSGGAGLHRGGNGIHMTYRFLADGQIAIHDDRWFVPPWGVNDGQPGKRARKILERADGSTEIIGNKVDEVKVQAGDQLHFITWGGGGWGDPLERDPAVVAREIREGLVSMQGARAYGVVASAAGEIDAEATANLRDTMRSERGSGRIFNFGPSIEELRQHCKQETGLDAPVQPVWPNCTMPEARQ; encoded by the coding sequence ATGCCTGCCAGGATCATCCAGGAAAACCCGAGGGCCTTCGATAGCGTCGCAATCGACCCGGTGACGCTGGACATCATCGAGAACGCGCTTCGCAACGCGCGCATTGAAATGGACGCAACCCTCGTGCGCACGGCCATGTCGCCAGGCATACGCGAGCAGGGCGATGCGTTCCCGCTGATCGCGGACCCTGACGGCAAGATGATCGTCGGCCAGTTCGGCAGCTTCATCGACGGTTTCCTCAAGTCCTATGACGGAACGCTGGAAGACGGCGACATGATCTTCCTGTCCGATCCCTACAGTTGCGATGGCGCCATCAGTCATTCGAACGACTGGCTTGTCCTTCTGCCGGTATTCAAGGACGGGCGCCTGTTGGCCTGGACGGCGATGTTCGGGCACCAGTCGGACATCGGCGGGAAAGTGGTGGGCTCGATGCCGATCGATGCCGGCTCCATTTTCGAGGAAGGCGTGCGCATTCCTCCGGTGAAGATCTGGCGCAAGGGCGAATACAACGAGGACCTGGTGAAGCTGGTGATGCACCAGACCCGCAAGCCGGACTGGTGCCAGGCAGATCTCAATGCGATCATCGCCTCATGCCGAGTGGCCGCGCGGCGGGTCGCCGAAATTGCCGACCGCTTTGGGGACGATGTGTTCATCTCGGCAACCCAGGACCTGCTCAAGCGTAACCACAGGGCGATGAAGGCGCTGATATCGCAGGCGGTGGCCGAGGAACCAGTCAGCTTCGAGGATTATGTCTGCGACGACGGTCTGGGATATGGCCCCTATCGGATCAGGTGCACCATGTGGCGCGAGGGAGACAAGGTCGTCCTCGATTTCGAGGGCACCGATCCGCAAAGCGCAGCCTCGATCAATTTCTATCTCAATGAAAACATGTTCAAGATGTTCTTCGGCATCTACATGATCATGGTCTTCGATCCGCAGATCCTGTTCAACGACGGGTTCTACGATCTCATCGAAGTCCGCATTCCCGAAGGTTCCTTGCTGAAGCCGAAATTTCCCGCAGCCCTGTCGGGTCGCACCCATGCGCTCGGGCGGATTTTCGACATTCTCGGTGGATTGCTGGGGCAAAAGACCCCGGAATTCCTCAATGCCGCGGGTTTCAGCTCGTCCCCGCACCTGTTCTATTCGGGCTGGGACAATCGGCCGGGGCGGGGCGGGGAATGGTTCCAGCTGTTCCAGATCGGCTTCGGGGGCATCCCCGGCAGGCCGCTCGGCGATGGACCGGACGGACATTCGCTTTGGCCGGGGTTTACCAACGTGCCGAACGAGTTCCTCGAGCGCTATTTCCCCCTGCGCATCGAACGGTACGAAACCGAGCCAGACAGCGGTGGCGCTGGTCTGCATCGCGGTGGTAACGGCATCCACATGACATACCGATTCCTTGCCGATGGCCAGATTGCCATCCATGACGATCGCTGGTTCGTCCCGCCATGGGGCGTCAATGACGGCCAGCCGGGCAAGCGCGCCCGCAAGATACTCGAACGCGCCGACGGGAGCACCGAGATCATCGGTAACAAGGTCGATGAAGTGAAAGTGCAGGCAGGAGACCAGCTCCATTTCATAACCTGGGGCGGCGGCGGCTGGGGCGATCCGCTTGAACGCGATCCCGCGGTTGTCGCACGCGAAATCCGCGAAGGTCTGGTGAGCATGCAAGGCGCGCGCGCCTATGGCGTCGTGGCCAGCGCGGCGGGTGAGATCGACGCCGAAGCGACGGCGAACTTGCGCGATACGATGCGCAGCGAGCGCGGGTCGGGCCGGATATTCAATTTCGGCCCTTCGATCGAGGAACTTCGACAGCACTGCAAGCAGGAAACGGGCCTCGATGCGCCGGTTCAACCGGTGTGGCCTAACTGCACCATGCCGGAGGCGAGGCAATGA
- a CDS encoding DUF1993 family protein — protein sequence MSLTDLLVPTYKQMLNALSGWIDKARTELPADQAEALLAARLADDMFPLSTQVRFACVQAYEGICRLKGEEFPASVAILLDEGRAATEQPGSLADAQARIRETIEMLDGVGPGALDLSSHQAIAHALPNGMIFDLTAEQYARDWTLPQFYFHLMIAYSILRSAGVNLGKADYVTHMFACLRPGTIPSH from the coding sequence ATGTCTTTGACCGACTTATTGGTCCCCACGTACAAGCAAATGCTGAACGCGCTATCCGGATGGATTGACAAGGCCCGCACAGAATTGCCCGCCGACCAGGCGGAAGCCCTGCTTGCTGCGCGACTTGCTGACGACATGTTTCCTTTGTCCACACAAGTCCGGTTTGCCTGCGTGCAGGCTTACGAGGGCATTTGCCGCCTCAAGGGCGAGGAATTTCCCGCATCCGTCGCGATCCTACTGGACGAAGGGCGCGCTGCGACCGAGCAGCCCGGATCGCTAGCCGATGCGCAGGCCAGAATCCGCGAAACCATCGAAATGCTCGACGGCGTTGGCCCGGGGGCCTTGGACCTCTCGTCCCACCAAGCGATAGCACATGCATTGCCGAACGGCATGATTTTCGATCTGACGGCGGAGCAGTATGCCAGGGACTGGACCTTGCCGCAGTTCTATTTTCACCTGATGATCGCCTATTCGATCCTGCGCAGCGCCGGCGTCAATCTCGGCAAGGCAGACTACGTCACGCATATGTTCGCTTGTCTGCGACCGGGCACAATTCCCTCTCATTGA
- a CDS encoding TMEM175 family protein — protein sequence MEKNRLEAFSDGVLAIIITIMVLELKVPHRADLAALAELWPVFLSYVLSFIYVGIYWNNHHHLMQVAEKVDGAVLWANLHLLFWLSLLPFTTGWIGENHFDRWPVTLYGLNLLLAAIAYKIFQGRLIRIAGKDSRIAQAVGSDAKGWLSPLFYFLGIAFAVSFRPWIGMAFFIALALLWFVPDRRMERAVVEGRQ from the coding sequence ATGGAAAAGAACCGGCTTGAAGCATTCAGCGATGGTGTTCTCGCAATTATCATTACTATAATGGTTTTGGAACTAAAGGTGCCGCATCGCGCCGATCTCGCTGCACTCGCCGAATTGTGGCCAGTGTTTCTCAGCTATGTTCTGAGCTTCATTTATGTCGGTATCTACTGGAACAACCATCATCATCTGATGCAGGTGGCCGAGAAGGTTGACGGGGCCGTGCTTTGGGCAAATCTTCACTTGTTGTTCTGGCTGTCGCTGCTGCCGTTCACTACTGGCTGGATAGGGGAAAATCATTTCGACCGTTGGCCAGTCACACTTTATGGCCTCAATCTCTTGCTTGCGGCAATAGCCTACAAGATCTTCCAGGGTCGGCTCATTCGTATTGCGGGTAAAGATAGCCGTATCGCGCAGGCGGTGGGAAGCGACGCCAAGGGTTGGCTTTCGCCCTTGTTCTATTTCCTCGGCATTGCTTTTGCCGTGAGTTTTCGGCCTTGGATCGGCATGGCATTCTTCATTGCGCTCGCGCTCCTGTGGTTTGTGCCTGACAGGCGGATGGAAAGGGCGGTCGTCGAGGGGCGGCAATAG
- a CDS encoding hydantoinase/oxoprolinase family protein, giving the protein MRYRLGVDVGGTFTDLLLFDNETGNFWRHKTPSTPSDSSEGILTGVDAITRAANVDPGQIEYFLHGTTVATNAVLEGKGARVGLITTDGFRDIMQIGRSFVPGGLAAWIVWPKPQPLASLEDTVTVKGRMDADGKEIRPLDETEIREKLAGLRDDGVEAITVSLINAYVNGAHETRIGEIAREMMPDIPISLSHEVLPEMQEYERTLTTVANASVRPVVGKYVSSLRDKLSLAKVKGKLSLLRSDGGLMSSQKAEEEPVNILMSGPAGGVTGALWVAKNAGLKNILTLDVGGTSTDVALVENLEPRRVRTTEVGHLSVRASSLDVKTVGAGGGSIAYVPELTGALRVGPQSAGAMPGPVAYGKGGVQPTVTDANVVLGYLPEDLLGGSFKLDRAGAKAAVQTIADALGIELMDAARGIIDIVNENMFGALRMISVQQGYDPRHFALMGFGGAGPLHVNAVAKLMGSWPAVSPVSPGVLCALGDATTRMRTETARSFSRLAGDTDIEELVTILDEMAVQTRSELIEDGIPEGEISSAFEVDVRYAGQAFEVPLTIDQATLRSEGIEGILKRFDEEHHRLFTFNMDTPQEIVNLRAVALGEAPQLPAAELPEGNGNPEAAKIRDHTLWMDGREQKAAIYDRARLHQGDTIPGPAIVTEMDSTTLIESGCVGVIDAVGNILINPA; this is encoded by the coding sequence ATGCGTTATCGGCTGGGCGTCGATGTTGGCGGAACCTTTACCGACTTGCTTCTGTTCGACAACGAAACGGGCAATTTCTGGCGGCACAAGACGCCATCGACACCCAGCGACAGCTCGGAAGGCATCCTCACCGGTGTGGATGCAATTACCCGTGCGGCCAATGTCGATCCCGGTCAGATCGAATACTTCCTGCATGGTACGACCGTGGCCACGAATGCCGTGCTGGAAGGTAAGGGCGCGCGCGTCGGTCTCATCACAACCGATGGCTTTCGCGACATCATGCAGATCGGGCGCAGTTTCGTGCCCGGGGGTCTGGCAGCCTGGATAGTCTGGCCCAAGCCGCAGCCTCTCGCCTCTCTCGAGGATACCGTGACCGTCAAGGGACGCATGGACGCGGACGGCAAGGAGATCAGGCCGCTCGACGAAACCGAGATCCGCGAGAAGCTGGCGGGCTTGCGTGATGACGGGGTGGAGGCGATAACCGTCAGCCTGATCAATGCCTACGTCAATGGCGCCCATGAGACGCGGATCGGTGAGATTGCGCGTGAAATGATGCCCGACATTCCGATCTCGCTCAGCCATGAAGTGTTGCCCGAGATGCAGGAGTACGAACGGACCCTGACGACAGTTGCCAACGCTTCGGTCCGGCCGGTCGTGGGCAAGTACGTCTCCAGTCTGCGCGACAAGCTCTCGCTCGCCAAGGTGAAGGGGAAGCTGTCCCTGCTGCGCTCCGACGGCGGATTGATGAGTTCGCAAAAGGCGGAAGAGGAGCCGGTCAATATCCTCATGTCGGGGCCGGCCGGGGGCGTGACGGGTGCGCTCTGGGTCGCGAAGAATGCGGGTCTGAAGAATATCCTCACGCTCGATGTCGGGGGGACCTCGACCGATGTGGCGCTGGTCGAGAACCTCGAGCCGCGACGCGTGCGCACGACCGAGGTGGGGCACTTGTCGGTGCGGGCATCCTCGCTGGACGTGAAAACGGTTGGCGCAGGCGGTGGATCGATCGCCTATGTCCCAGAACTGACCGGAGCGCTGCGCGTGGGTCCGCAATCGGCCGGCGCGATGCCCGGGCCGGTCGCCTATGGCAAGGGCGGAGTGCAGCCGACCGTCACCGACGCCAATGTCGTGCTCGGTTATTTGCCGGAGGACCTGCTGGGCGGATCGTTCAAGCTTGACCGGGCAGGTGCGAAGGCTGCGGTGCAGACAATTGCCGATGCCCTTGGCATCGAGCTGATGGACGCGGCGCGCGGCATCATCGACATCGTCAACGAGAATATGTTCGGCGCACTGCGCATGATCAGCGTGCAGCAGGGCTACGACCCGCGCCACTTTGCGCTGATGGGCTTCGGCGGTGCCGGGCCGCTCCATGTCAATGCCGTGGCGAAGCTGATGGGAAGCTGGCCTGCGGTCTCTCCCGTCTCTCCGGGCGTCCTGTGCGCTCTGGGCGATGCCACGACTCGAATGCGGACCGAAACGGCCCGCAGTTTCAGTCGCCTCGCCGGTGACACCGATATTGAGGAGCTGGTGACCATACTCGATGAGATGGCCGTCCAGACCCGTTCCGAGCTGATCGAGGACGGCATTCCCGAAGGCGAGATCTCAAGCGCTTTTGAAGTCGATGTCCGCTATGCCGGGCAGGCCTTCGAAGTGCCGCTTACTATCGATCAGGCCACGCTGCGTTCGGAAGGGATCGAAGGGATCCTCAAGCGCTTCGATGAGGAGCATCATCGCCTTTTCACCTTCAACATGGATACCCCGCAGGAGATCGTGAACCTGCGCGCGGTCGCCCTGGGTGAAGCGCCGCAATTGCCGGCTGCCGAATTGCCCGAAGGCAATGGCAATCCCGAAGCGGCGAAAATCCGCGATCACACACTGTGGATGGACGGACGCGAGCAGAAGGCGGCCATCTACGACCGCGCGCGCCTGCATCAGGGGGATACGATTCCCGGTCCCGCCATTGTCACGGAAATGGATTCGACCACGCTGATTGAAAGCGGCTGCGTTGGCGTGATCGACGCTGTCGGCAACATCCTGATCAATCCCGCCTGA